In Erigeron canadensis isolate Cc75 chromosome 1, C_canadensis_v1, whole genome shotgun sequence, a single window of DNA contains:
- the LOC122585936 gene encoding protein ALTERED PHOSPHATE STARVATION RESPONSE 1-like has protein sequence MGCVGSKEYDSEAIDLCRKRCKYLDEAIHQRYILSEAHSAYFLSLKSVGNSLHNFFAVHAASLPPSSPKKPHHHAGVKHSRANSTSSHIQFHTDSSSDDSDSDNESLHLHSDHGDITPHIHYNNNNDNINQVGPFFQPDYIYPPAGGYGYGYPPVEYNGYRINYMRKETTPSVVYQQKAINSEPIYHGEASTSSFYINNNTNNNNSKNSYSYSSDYGEYFGSAVQAEAEATKKDAPPPPPPPPQPSSGWGYLNPFESYESFYPSSLDLREVREEEGIPDLEDVEFDPNEHNEEVLEEVVVKQVHGYEKFVDLSNMNNNGESSSGNAKDDEKTGEDDTPNVVGNVENNDSTVEYEVHVVDKQEVVDSQKKSLVFDDDSDVVKEVCSQFGRASEFGNELAKILEVGKLPHNRKHVAYQVPSKMLNVFTPSLAQSSADPANLDMDVDLSTKSKNLSSTLHKLYLWEKKLFDEVKIEEKMRLLHVEKKRRLSRLDEKGAEQHKIDATRTFVRSLSTKIRIAIQVVDKISEKINSLRDEELWPQLNDFIEGLTVMWRSMLECHHSQCEAISAAKRIDAIASHKDSSDASLETTLQLEHELLNWAIRFSCWFGAQKGFVRALNEWLLKCLMYEPEETVDGPVPFSPGRIGAPPIFIVCNQWAQAMQRISDKEVVDSMRDFATTILHLWERDKVEMRQRMVVDKNMGVNLDKEEQKIHKELQILDKVIVVASGDDKGMSLGHAAVFQSETSKNGSLQTSLQRVFESMERFTATSLKAYEELLQRIQEDKLAQ, from the exons ATGGGTTGTGTGGGATCAAAAGAATACGATTCAGAAGCAATAGATTTATGCAGAAAAAGATGCAAATATTTAGATGAAGCAATCCACCAACGTTATATTCTTTCTGAAGCTCATTCTGCTTATTTTCTTTCCTTGAAATCAGTTGGCAATTCTTTACATAATTTTTTCGCTGTTCACGCCGCATCCCTCCCTCCTTCATCACCTAAGAAACCACATCATCACGCTGGAGTTAAACATTCACGTGCGAATTCCACGTCATCACATATCCAGTTTCACACTGATTCTTCTTCTGATGATTCTGATTCTGATAATGAATCACTTCATCTACATTCTGATCACGGCGATATTACACCACATattcattataataataataatgataatattaatcAGGTTGGTCCGTTTTTCCAACCTGATTATATTTATCCTCCCGCGGGAGGATACGGATACGGATATCCGCCCGTGGAATATAATGGATATAGAATCAATTATATGCGAAAAGAAACGACGCCGTCTGTTGTGTACCAACAGAAAGCGATAAATTCGGAACCTATATATCATGGTGAGGCCTCCACGTCAtcgttttatataaataataatactaataataataatagtaagaATAGTTATAGTTATTCTAGTGATTATGGTGAGTATTTCGGTTCGGCTGTACAGGCGGAGGCGGAGGCGACGAAGAAGGACGCTCCTCCGCCTCCGCCTCCACCGCCGCAGCCGAGCTCGGGGTGGGGTTATTTGAATCCTTTTGAAAGTTATGAGAGTTTTTATCCTTCGAGTTTGGATTTGAGAGAAGTTAGGGAGGAAGAAGGGATTCCGGATTTGGAGGATGTCGAATTTGATCCAAATGAACATAATGAGGAGGTACTAGAAGAAGTAGTTGTTAAACAAGTACATGGATATGAGAAATTTGTTGATTTGAGtaatatgaataataatggTGAGTCTAGTTCGGGTAATGCCAAGGATGACGAAAAAACGGGTGAAGATGATACACCGAATGTTGTGGGGAATGTAGAAAATAATGATTCAACGGTTGAGTATGAGGTTCATGTGGTGGATAAACAAGAAGTTGTGGATAGTCAAAAGAAGTCGTTGGTGTTTGACGATGATTCGGATGTGGTGAAGGAAGTTTGTAGCCAATTTGGCCGTGCATCTGAGTTTGGGAATGAGTTAGCTAAGATCCTTGAGGTTGGGAAACTCCCACATAATCGCAAACACGTCGCTTATCAAG TTCCGTCCAAGATGTTGAACGTGTTTACGCCGTCCTTAGCACAATCATCGGCTGATCCTGCTAATTTAGATATGGATGTAGATTTATCGACCAAATCTAAGAATCTTTCGTCAACTCTACATAAACTGTATCTCTGGGAGAAGAAATTATTTGATGAAGTTAAG ATTGAGGAGAAAATGCGGTTACTGCATGTAGAGAAGAAGCGAAGGCTTTCACGCTTGGATGAGAAAGGTGCCGAGCAACACAAAATTGATGCAACAAGAACTTTTGTTAGAAGTCTTTCCACAAAAATACGAATTGCAATTCAAGTTGTTGATAAGATCTCGGAGAAAATAAACAGTTTGAGGGATGAAGAACTGTGGCCACAATTAAATGACTTCATTGAAGG GTTAACAGTGATGTGGAGATCGATGTTGGAATGCCACCACAGTCAGTGTGAGGCAATCAGTGCCGCTAAGCGTATTGATGCCATTGCATCTCACAAAGATTCCAGTGATGCAAGTCTGGAAACCACACTGCAACTTGAGCACGAACTGCTTAACTGGGCTATACGTTTTTCTTGTTGGTTTGGAGCTCAAAAGGGCTTTGTGAGAGCATTAAATGAGTGGCTTCTGAAGTGTCTTATGTATGAGCCTGAAGAAACTGTTGATGGACCGGTCCCGTTCTCTCCCGGGCGAATAGGTGCACCACCTATATTCATAGTCTGTAACCAATGGGCACAAGCCATGCAAAGAATATCTGACAAGGAAGTGGTGGACTCAATGCGAGATTTTGCCACGACAATTCTTCATCTATGGGAACGTGATAAGGTAGAAATGAGACAACGGATGGTGGTTGATAAAAACATGGGAGTAAATTTGGATAAAGAAGAACAGAAGATCCATAAAGAGCTGCAAATATTGGATAAAGTGATTGTGGTGGCATCAGGAGATGACAAGGGGATGTCACTAGGGCATGCTGCAGTTTTTCAGAGTGAAACTAGTAAAAATGGTAGTCTGCAGACAAGTCTACAACGCGTTTTTGAGTCCATGGAACGGTTTACTGCTACGTCACTGAAAGCTTACGAGGAACTGTTGCAACGGATACAAGAAGATAAGCTTGCTCAATAG